A region of Neovison vison isolate M4711 chromosome 7, ASM_NN_V1, whole genome shotgun sequence DNA encodes the following proteins:
- the LOC122912112 gene encoding uncharacterized protein LOC122912112 isoform X3: MPMRRGPSRRSPRPRAPIGQGPQRGVFWSWYLRFAPGAAVAWRGCAGRAARISGVGPSRAVCPEPRAGGRWREWVGLQVARLEDLGVGRDDGRGAPGRPPSGPWNLKPDSVAHLELGIEQCMMDRGLSQDSRLGLPQCGNHSSDTCHHRYQVQC, translated from the exons ATGCCGATGCGGCGGGGTCCGTCTCGCCGGAGTCCCCGGCCGCGCGCTCCCATTGGTCAGGGGCCGCAGCGCGGGGTTTTCTGGTCCTGGTATTTACGCTTTGCCCCCGGCGCCGCCGTCGCGTGGAGAGGCTGCGCAGGTCGCGCGGCTCGGATCTCCGGTGTGGGGCCGTCCCGGGCGGTCTGTCCGGAGCCGCGAGCCGGTGGGCGCTGGAGGGAGTGGGTGGGGCTGCAGGTGGCGCGCCTGGAGGACCTCGGAGTCGGAAGAGACGATGGCCGCGGGGCCCCTGGCAGGCCGCCCTCGG GACCTTGGAACCTCAAGCCAGATTCTGTTGCCCACCTAGAACTTGGAATAGAGCAGTGCATGATGGACAGAGGGCTCTCCCAAGATTCCCGCCTAG GACTCCCCCAGTGTGGCAACCATTCTTCTGATACCTGTCACCATAGATATCAAGTACAATGTTAA